The following proteins come from a genomic window of Lolium rigidum isolate FL_2022 chromosome 5, APGP_CSIRO_Lrig_0.1, whole genome shotgun sequence:
- the LOC124655471 gene encoding GDSL esterase/lipase At5g45910-like, which translates to MDLTLVLSILFLSCLHGVSSDPRYFTSLFTLGDSYIDAGNFVIMAARMVPPVPVWHDKPPYGMTFFGYPTGRLSDGRIITDFIAEQFGLPLLQASLLNISDVSKGVDFAVGGATAIDVDFYERNKLVQFKLLNNSLSVQLGWLEELKPSICKAKKGCRGCFSKALFFVGEFGVNDYNFVWSAGKTEDEVMSHVPIVVENIVRAVERLINGGAIHVLVPGNPPNGCSPTILTLRSSLNQTGNYDYMGCLSDINRVAMHHNSMLNASIGALRGKYPHARIIFADFYEPIITLLQSPNQSGDVNADALRACCGGGGEYNWNASAICGMPGATACNDPSTFVSWDGVHYTEATYRYIAEGWLHGPFADPPILSEMGH; encoded by the exons ATGGATCTCACTCTTGTGTTGTCCATTCTCTTCCTCTCATGTCTCCACGGCGTGAGCTCCGACCCCCGCTACTTCACCTCACTTTTTACCCTGGGAGACTCCTACATCGACGCTGGCAACTTCGTGATCATGGCTGCTCGGATGGTGCCGCCCGTGCCCGTGTGGCATGACAAGCCTCCTTACGGCATGACTTTCTTCGGCTATCCCACGGGCCGCCTCAGCGACGGGAGAATCATCACCGATTTCATTG CCGAGCAGTTTGgtctccctcttcttcaggccTCCTTGTTGAATATCTCAGACGTCTCAAAAGGCGTAGATTTCGCTGTCGGTGGTGCGACAGCGATCGACGTTGACTTTTACGAGAGGAACAAGCTGGTTCAGTTCAAGCTTCTGAACAATTCTCTGAGTGTGCAGCTTGGTTGGTTGGAGGAGCTCAAGCCATCAATTTGCAAGGCCAAGAAAG GGTGCAGAGGTTGCTTCAGTAAGGCATTATTCTTCGTTGGGGAGTTTGGAGTGAATGACTACAACTTTGTATGGAGTGCGGGGAAGACTGAAGACGAAGTGATGTCTCATGTACCAATAGTTGTGGAAAATATCGTCAGAGCCGTGGAG AGGCTTATTAACGGAGGCGCAATACATGTTCTCGTGCCGGGAAATCCACCAAATGGATGCTCGCCTACCATACTCACCCTCCGCTCGAGCCTCAATCAGACGGGAAACTacgactacatgggctgcctaaGTGACATCAACCGGGTGGCTATGCACCATAACTCCATGCTCAATGCATCAATCGGTGCTCTCAGGGGCAAGTACCCCCATGCCAGGATCATATTTGCTGATTTCTACGAACCAATTATCACCCTCCTCCAAAGCCCCAACCAATCCG GAGATGTCAATGCCGATGCTCTCCGAGCTTGCTGCGGAGGTGGCGGGGAGTACAATTGGAATGCAAGCGCTATATGCGGCATGCCGGGAGCTACCGCCTGCAATGATCCATCGACATTTGTGAGCTGGGATGGGGTTCACTACACGGAGGCCACCTACCGGTACATCGCAGAGGGGTGGTTGCACGGTCCTTTCGCCGATCCACCCATACTTAGTGAAATGGGCCATTAA